A portion of the Bubalus kerabau isolate K-KA32 ecotype Philippines breed swamp buffalo chromosome 1, PCC_UOA_SB_1v2, whole genome shotgun sequence genome contains these proteins:
- the AQP2 gene encoding aquaporin-2: MWELRSIAFSRAVLAEFLATLLFVFFGLGSALNWPQALPSVLQIAMAFGLAIGTLVQALGHVSGAHINPAVTVACLVGCHVSFLRAVFYVAAQLLGAVAGAALLHEITPPAIRGDLAVNALNNNSTAGQAVTVELFLTLQLVLCIFASTDERRGDNVGTPALSIGFSVALGHLLGIHYTGCSMNPARSLAPAIVTGKFDDHWVFWIGPLVGAIVASLLYNYVLFPPAKSLSERLAVLKGLEPDTDWEEREVRRRQSVELHSPQSLPRGSKA; encoded by the exons atgtgggaactCCGGTCCatagccttctccagggcagtGCTCGCAGAGTTCCTGGCCACGCTCCTCTTTGTCTTCTTTGGCCTCGGCTCAGCCCTCAACTGGCCACAGGCCTTGCCCTCTGTGCTGCAGATCGCCATGGCCTTCGGTCTGGCTATTGGCACCCTGGTGCAGGCTCTGGGCCACGTCAGCGGGGCCCACATCAACCCCGCTGTGACTGTGgcctgcctggtgggctgccacgtCTCCTTTCTCCGCGCTGTTTTCTATGTGGCCGCCCAGCTGCTGGGGGCTGTGGCCGGGGCCGCCCTGCTCCATGAGATCACACCACCAGCTATCCGAGGGGACCTGGCTGTCAATGCT ctCAACAACAACTCGACAGCCGGCCAGGCCGTCACTGTGGAGCTTTTCCTGACACTGCAGCTCGTGCTCTGCATCTTCGCCTCCACTGATGAGCGCCGTGGAGACAACGTGGGCACCCCTGCCCTCTCCATCGGGTTCTCTGTGGCCCTGGGCCACCTCCTTGGG ATCCACTACACTGGCTGCTCCATGAATCCCGCCCGCTCCCTGGCTCCAGCTATCGTCACCGGCAAGTTTGACGACCACTGG GTCTTCTGGATCGGACCCTTGGTGGGCGCCATCGTGGCCTCGCTCCTCTACAACTACGTGCTGTTCCCGCCCGCCAAGAGCCTGTCGGAGCGCCTGGCGGTGCTGAAGGGGCTGGAGCCCGACACCGACTGGGAGGAGCGCGAAGTGCGGCGGCGGCAGTCGGTGGAGCTGCACTCCCCGCAGAGCCTCCCGCGCGGCAGCAAGGCCTGA